One window of Sardina pilchardus chromosome 2, fSarPil1.1, whole genome shotgun sequence genomic DNA carries:
- the plcd1b gene encoding 1-phosphatidylinositol 4,5-bisphosphate phosphodiesterase delta-1b isoform X2, giving the protein MVDKTNTLQFPDRHLDIQIKNTPTHKSERMESNGIASKQGLDGDPDLQFLLGGGDLLKVRSSNWKRTRFYKLREDCKTLWYESHKTMRSSNPTFSVDDIAAVRSGRQTEGLQKHTDDHVEPRAFSILFKSRRKNLDLIASSEEEAKQWVTGLEKLISNMGKLTHQEKTEHWIFNCMRKADKDSNNKMCLKELKSFLRHINIEVDDAYAEKLFEECDASKCGFLEGKEIEHFYEILTHREEIDVIYGEYAKTGGMMSAKDLQDFLNKEQREAVDLNHALSLIDKYELDSSAKERKRMSKDGFLLYLHKPEGLILNPSHKGVYQDMTQPLNHYFISSSHNTYLMEDQLKGPSSTEAYIRALLKSCRCVELDCWDGSDGEPVIYHGYTLTSKILFKDAIKAIKEYAFKTSDYPVILSLENHCSVEQQKLMAQHMISILGSALVTKPLGDYMPTGFPSPEELKRRFVIKGKRLNKLEDCFSTEASSTEDIVSEEEESGDDEEEDQKPKKSKKLKLAKELSDIVIYCKSVHFNGFEDAQKNLGFYEMSSFKEGKAVKLAEESATQYIHHNVDKISRIYPAGMRTDSSNYNPVPLWNSGCQIVALNFQTPSGEMDVNQGRFLPNGLSGYILKPPYLRDLASEFNPVTLTRGEWLQHKRFHIMVISAQQLPKVNQKKSSIVDPLVRIEIYGVNSDVAQKETAYVENNGFNPTWNTQFQFDVYVPELALVRFVVEDHDNNSGNEFVGQYALPFTSIQCGYHHVPLLNKNGDLLPSASLFVHIMIVDEPK; this is encoded by the exons ATGGTGGATAAAACAAATACTCTCCAATTTCCCGATAGACACCTTGACATCCAGataaaaaacacacccacacacaaatcgGAAAGGATGGAATCGAATGGCATTGCCAGTAAACAAG GCCTCGATGGCGATCCAGATCTTCAGTTTCTGCTGGGTGGCGGAGACCTTCTCAAAGTCCGATCCAGCAACTGGAAGAGAACGCGGTTCTACAAGCTGAGGGAGGACTGTAAGACTTTGTGGTACGAGTCACACAAGACTATGAGGTCCTCCAATCCAACCT TCTCCGTGGATGACATTGCTGCAGTGAGGTCGGGCAGGCAAACGGAAGGGTTACAGAAGCACACAGACGACCATGTGGAACCTCGAGCCTTTTCCATCTTGTTCAAGAGCCGCCGCAAAAACCTGGACCTGATCGCCAGCTCTGAGGAGGAGGCAAAGCAGTGGGTTACTGGGCTGGAGAAGCTCATATCCAACATGGGCAAACTCACCCACCAAGAGAAGACTGAGCA CTGGATCTTCAATTGCATGCGCAAAGCTGATAaggacagcaacaacaaaatgtGTCTGAAAGAACTCAAGAGCTTCCTGCGTCATATCAACATCGAGGTGGATGATGCCTATGCAGAGAAACTCTTTGAG GAATGTGATGCGTCCAAATGTGGATTTTTGGAAGGCAAGGAAATAGAACACTTCTATGAAATTCTCACCCATCGTGAGGAGATTGACGTCATCTATGGGGAATATGCCAAGACTGGGGGTATGATGAGCGCCAAGGACCTGCAGGACTTCCTGAacaaggagcagagagaggctgTGGATCTGAACCATGCACTCAGCCTCATCGACAAGTATGAGCTGGACAGCTCTG cgaaagagaggaagaggatgagcaAGGATGGGTTCCTGTTGTACTTACACAAACCAGAGGGTTTGATTCTCAATCCCTCTCACAAGGGTGTGTACCAGGACATGACCCAGCCCCTCAACCATTACTTCATCTCTTCTTCCCACAACACATATCTGATGGAAGACCAGCTGAAGGGACCTAGCAGCACAGAGGCATATATCCG GGCTCTTCTGAAGAGCTGCCGCTGTGTGGAGCTGGACTGCTGGGATGGGTCAGATGGTGAGCCGGTCATTTACCATGGTTACACCCTCACGTCCAAGATCCTCTTTAAAGATGCCATCAAGGCTATCAAGGAGTATGCCTTTAAG ACATCAGACTATCCAGTGATCCTTTCTCTGGAGAACCACTGCAGTGTGGAGCAGCAGAAGCTCATGGCCCAGCACATGATCTCCATCCTGGGCAGTGCCCTGGTAACAAAGCCCCTTGGGGACTACATGCCCACGGGCTTCCCTTCTCCAGAG GAGCTGAAAAGACGGTTTGTGATCAAAGGCAAGCGACTAAACAAACTGGAGGACTGCTTCAGCACAGAGGCCAGCAGCACGGAGGACATTgtgtctgaggaggaggagtctgGGGATGACGAGGAAGAAGATCAGAAACCTAAA AAGAGCAAGAAGTTGAAACTGGCCAAGGAACTCTCAGATATAGTCATCTACTGCAAAAGTGTACATTTCAATGGATTTGAGGATGCCCAAAAAAACCTGGGCTTCTACGAGATGTCTTCTTTTAAGGAGGGAAAAGCAGTGAAACTGGCAGAGGAGTCAG CAACCCAGTACATTCACCACAATGTTGACAAAATCAGCCGGATCTACCCAGCGGGCATGCGGACAGACTCCTCCAACTACAATCCGGTCCCACTTTGGAACAGTGGCTGTCAGATAG TTGCTTTGAACTTCCAGACGCCATCTGGAGAGATGGACGTGAACCAGGGTCGATTCCTTCCCAATGGCCTGAGTGGCTACATCCTGAAGCCGCCGTACCTCAGGGACCTGGCTTCTGAGTTTAACCCTGTCACTCTCACACGGGGCGAGTGGCTTCAACACAAGAGATTTCATATAATG GTGATCTCAGCCCAGCAGCTCCCCAAAGTGAATCAAAAGAAATCTTCCATCGTGGATCCACTGGTGAGGATAGAGATCTACGGCGTGAACAGTGACGTGGCTCAGAAAGAAACCGCATACGTCGAAAACAATG GCTTCAATCCGACGTGGAACACCCAGTTCCAGTTTGATGTTTACGTGCCAGAACTGGCGCTGGTGCGCTTCGTAGTGGAAGATCACGATAACAACTCAGGCAATGAGTTTGTTGGACAATACGCTCTGCCCTTTACCAGCATACAGTGTG gATATCATCATGTGCCTTTACTCAACAAGAATGGGGATCTCCTACCATCAGCTAGTCTCTTTGTTCATATCATGATCGTGGATGAACCAAAATAA
- the plcd1b gene encoding 1-phosphatidylinositol 4,5-bisphosphate phosphodiesterase delta-1b isoform X3 has translation MQCIQREPRRTKSEELIHYEQNKRVAHHNVELLGLDGDPDLQFLLGGGDLLKVRSSNWKRTRFYKLREDCKTLWYESHKTMRSSNPTFSVDDIAAVRSGRQTEGLQKHTDDHVEPRAFSILFKSRRKNLDLIASSEEEAKQWVTGLEKLISNMGKLTHQEKTEHWIFNCMRKADKDSNNKMCLKELKSFLRHINIEVDDAYAEKLFEECDASKCGFLEGKEIEHFYEILTHREEIDVIYGEYAKTGGMMSAKDLQDFLNKEQREAVDLNHALSLIDKYELDSSAKERKRMSKDGFLLYLHKPEGLILNPSHKGVYQDMTQPLNHYFISSSHNTYLMEDQLKGPSSTEAYIRALLKSCRCVELDCWDGSDGEPVIYHGYTLTSKILFKDAIKAIKEYAFKTSDYPVILSLENHCSVEQQKLMAQHMISILGSALVTKPLGDYMPTGFPSPEELKRRFVIKGKRLNKLEDCFSTEASSTEDIVSEEEESGDDEEEDQKPKKSKKLKLAKELSDIVIYCKSVHFNGFEDAQKNLGFYEMSSFKEGKAVKLAEESATQYIHHNVDKISRIYPAGMRTDSSNYNPVPLWNSGCQIVALNFQTPSGEMDVNQGRFLPNGLSGYILKPPYLRDLASEFNPVTLTRGEWLQHKRFHIMVISAQQLPKVNQKKSSIVDPLVRIEIYGVNSDVAQKETAYVENNGFNPTWNTQFQFDVYVPELALVRFVVEDHDNNSGNEFVGQYALPFTSIQCGYHHVPLLNKNGDLLPSASLFVHIMIVDEPK, from the exons ATGCAATGTATACAGCGAGAACCGCGAAGGACAAAATCTGAGGAGTTAATTCATTATGAACAAAACAAGAGAGTGGCCCACCACAACGTTGAACTCTTGG GCCTCGATGGCGATCCAGATCTTCAGTTTCTGCTGGGTGGCGGAGACCTTCTCAAAGTCCGATCCAGCAACTGGAAGAGAACGCGGTTCTACAAGCTGAGGGAGGACTGTAAGACTTTGTGGTACGAGTCACACAAGACTATGAGGTCCTCCAATCCAACCT TCTCCGTGGATGACATTGCTGCAGTGAGGTCGGGCAGGCAAACGGAAGGGTTACAGAAGCACACAGACGACCATGTGGAACCTCGAGCCTTTTCCATCTTGTTCAAGAGCCGCCGCAAAAACCTGGACCTGATCGCCAGCTCTGAGGAGGAGGCAAAGCAGTGGGTTACTGGGCTGGAGAAGCTCATATCCAACATGGGCAAACTCACCCACCAAGAGAAGACTGAGCA CTGGATCTTCAATTGCATGCGCAAAGCTGATAaggacagcaacaacaaaatgtGTCTGAAAGAACTCAAGAGCTTCCTGCGTCATATCAACATCGAGGTGGATGATGCCTATGCAGAGAAACTCTTTGAG GAATGTGATGCGTCCAAATGTGGATTTTTGGAAGGCAAGGAAATAGAACACTTCTATGAAATTCTCACCCATCGTGAGGAGATTGACGTCATCTATGGGGAATATGCCAAGACTGGGGGTATGATGAGCGCCAAGGACCTGCAGGACTTCCTGAacaaggagcagagagaggctgTGGATCTGAACCATGCACTCAGCCTCATCGACAAGTATGAGCTGGACAGCTCTG cgaaagagaggaagaggatgagcaAGGATGGGTTCCTGTTGTACTTACACAAACCAGAGGGTTTGATTCTCAATCCCTCTCACAAGGGTGTGTACCAGGACATGACCCAGCCCCTCAACCATTACTTCATCTCTTCTTCCCACAACACATATCTGATGGAAGACCAGCTGAAGGGACCTAGCAGCACAGAGGCATATATCCG GGCTCTTCTGAAGAGCTGCCGCTGTGTGGAGCTGGACTGCTGGGATGGGTCAGATGGTGAGCCGGTCATTTACCATGGTTACACCCTCACGTCCAAGATCCTCTTTAAAGATGCCATCAAGGCTATCAAGGAGTATGCCTTTAAG ACATCAGACTATCCAGTGATCCTTTCTCTGGAGAACCACTGCAGTGTGGAGCAGCAGAAGCTCATGGCCCAGCACATGATCTCCATCCTGGGCAGTGCCCTGGTAACAAAGCCCCTTGGGGACTACATGCCCACGGGCTTCCCTTCTCCAGAG GAGCTGAAAAGACGGTTTGTGATCAAAGGCAAGCGACTAAACAAACTGGAGGACTGCTTCAGCACAGAGGCCAGCAGCACGGAGGACATTgtgtctgaggaggaggagtctgGGGATGACGAGGAAGAAGATCAGAAACCTAAA AAGAGCAAGAAGTTGAAACTGGCCAAGGAACTCTCAGATATAGTCATCTACTGCAAAAGTGTACATTTCAATGGATTTGAGGATGCCCAAAAAAACCTGGGCTTCTACGAGATGTCTTCTTTTAAGGAGGGAAAAGCAGTGAAACTGGCAGAGGAGTCAG CAACCCAGTACATTCACCACAATGTTGACAAAATCAGCCGGATCTACCCAGCGGGCATGCGGACAGACTCCTCCAACTACAATCCGGTCCCACTTTGGAACAGTGGCTGTCAGATAG TTGCTTTGAACTTCCAGACGCCATCTGGAGAGATGGACGTGAACCAGGGTCGATTCCTTCCCAATGGCCTGAGTGGCTACATCCTGAAGCCGCCGTACCTCAGGGACCTGGCTTCTGAGTTTAACCCTGTCACTCTCACACGGGGCGAGTGGCTTCAACACAAGAGATTTCATATAATG GTGATCTCAGCCCAGCAGCTCCCCAAAGTGAATCAAAAGAAATCTTCCATCGTGGATCCACTGGTGAGGATAGAGATCTACGGCGTGAACAGTGACGTGGCTCAGAAAGAAACCGCATACGTCGAAAACAATG GCTTCAATCCGACGTGGAACACCCAGTTCCAGTTTGATGTTTACGTGCCAGAACTGGCGCTGGTGCGCTTCGTAGTGGAAGATCACGATAACAACTCAGGCAATGAGTTTGTTGGACAATACGCTCTGCCCTTTACCAGCATACAGTGTG gATATCATCATGTGCCTTTACTCAACAAGAATGGGGATCTCCTACCATCAGCTAGTCTCTTTGTTCATATCATGATCGTGGATGAACCAAAATAA
- the plcd1b gene encoding 1-phosphatidylinositol 4,5-bisphosphate phosphodiesterase delta-1b isoform X1, protein MVDKTNTLQFPDRHLDIQIKNTPTHKSERMESNGIASKQGLDGDPDLQFLLGGGDLLKVRSSNWKRTRFYKLREDCKTLWYESHKTMRSSNPTCESCFSLQPSFSVDDIAAVRSGRQTEGLQKHTDDHVEPRAFSILFKSRRKNLDLIASSEEEAKQWVTGLEKLISNMGKLTHQEKTEHWIFNCMRKADKDSNNKMCLKELKSFLRHINIEVDDAYAEKLFEECDASKCGFLEGKEIEHFYEILTHREEIDVIYGEYAKTGGMMSAKDLQDFLNKEQREAVDLNHALSLIDKYELDSSAKERKRMSKDGFLLYLHKPEGLILNPSHKGVYQDMTQPLNHYFISSSHNTYLMEDQLKGPSSTEAYIRALLKSCRCVELDCWDGSDGEPVIYHGYTLTSKILFKDAIKAIKEYAFKTSDYPVILSLENHCSVEQQKLMAQHMISILGSALVTKPLGDYMPTGFPSPEELKRRFVIKGKRLNKLEDCFSTEASSTEDIVSEEEESGDDEEEDQKPKKSKKLKLAKELSDIVIYCKSVHFNGFEDAQKNLGFYEMSSFKEGKAVKLAEESATQYIHHNVDKISRIYPAGMRTDSSNYNPVPLWNSGCQIVALNFQTPSGEMDVNQGRFLPNGLSGYILKPPYLRDLASEFNPVTLTRGEWLQHKRFHIMVISAQQLPKVNQKKSSIVDPLVRIEIYGVNSDVAQKETAYVENNGFNPTWNTQFQFDVYVPELALVRFVVEDHDNNSGNEFVGQYALPFTSIQCGYHHVPLLNKNGDLLPSASLFVHIMIVDEPK, encoded by the exons ATGGTGGATAAAACAAATACTCTCCAATTTCCCGATAGACACCTTGACATCCAGataaaaaacacacccacacacaaatcgGAAAGGATGGAATCGAATGGCATTGCCAGTAAACAAG GCCTCGATGGCGATCCAGATCTTCAGTTTCTGCTGGGTGGCGGAGACCTTCTCAAAGTCCGATCCAGCAACTGGAAGAGAACGCGGTTCTACAAGCTGAGGGAGGACTGTAAGACTTTGTGGTACGAGTCACACAAGACTATGAGGTCCTCCAATCCAACCTGTGAGTCCTGCTTCAGCCTTCAACCctcat TCTCCGTGGATGACATTGCTGCAGTGAGGTCGGGCAGGCAAACGGAAGGGTTACAGAAGCACACAGACGACCATGTGGAACCTCGAGCCTTTTCCATCTTGTTCAAGAGCCGCCGCAAAAACCTGGACCTGATCGCCAGCTCTGAGGAGGAGGCAAAGCAGTGGGTTACTGGGCTGGAGAAGCTCATATCCAACATGGGCAAACTCACCCACCAAGAGAAGACTGAGCA CTGGATCTTCAATTGCATGCGCAAAGCTGATAaggacagcaacaacaaaatgtGTCTGAAAGAACTCAAGAGCTTCCTGCGTCATATCAACATCGAGGTGGATGATGCCTATGCAGAGAAACTCTTTGAG GAATGTGATGCGTCCAAATGTGGATTTTTGGAAGGCAAGGAAATAGAACACTTCTATGAAATTCTCACCCATCGTGAGGAGATTGACGTCATCTATGGGGAATATGCCAAGACTGGGGGTATGATGAGCGCCAAGGACCTGCAGGACTTCCTGAacaaggagcagagagaggctgTGGATCTGAACCATGCACTCAGCCTCATCGACAAGTATGAGCTGGACAGCTCTG cgaaagagaggaagaggatgagcaAGGATGGGTTCCTGTTGTACTTACACAAACCAGAGGGTTTGATTCTCAATCCCTCTCACAAGGGTGTGTACCAGGACATGACCCAGCCCCTCAACCATTACTTCATCTCTTCTTCCCACAACACATATCTGATGGAAGACCAGCTGAAGGGACCTAGCAGCACAGAGGCATATATCCG GGCTCTTCTGAAGAGCTGCCGCTGTGTGGAGCTGGACTGCTGGGATGGGTCAGATGGTGAGCCGGTCATTTACCATGGTTACACCCTCACGTCCAAGATCCTCTTTAAAGATGCCATCAAGGCTATCAAGGAGTATGCCTTTAAG ACATCAGACTATCCAGTGATCCTTTCTCTGGAGAACCACTGCAGTGTGGAGCAGCAGAAGCTCATGGCCCAGCACATGATCTCCATCCTGGGCAGTGCCCTGGTAACAAAGCCCCTTGGGGACTACATGCCCACGGGCTTCCCTTCTCCAGAG GAGCTGAAAAGACGGTTTGTGATCAAAGGCAAGCGACTAAACAAACTGGAGGACTGCTTCAGCACAGAGGCCAGCAGCACGGAGGACATTgtgtctgaggaggaggagtctgGGGATGACGAGGAAGAAGATCAGAAACCTAAA AAGAGCAAGAAGTTGAAACTGGCCAAGGAACTCTCAGATATAGTCATCTACTGCAAAAGTGTACATTTCAATGGATTTGAGGATGCCCAAAAAAACCTGGGCTTCTACGAGATGTCTTCTTTTAAGGAGGGAAAAGCAGTGAAACTGGCAGAGGAGTCAG CAACCCAGTACATTCACCACAATGTTGACAAAATCAGCCGGATCTACCCAGCGGGCATGCGGACAGACTCCTCCAACTACAATCCGGTCCCACTTTGGAACAGTGGCTGTCAGATAG TTGCTTTGAACTTCCAGACGCCATCTGGAGAGATGGACGTGAACCAGGGTCGATTCCTTCCCAATGGCCTGAGTGGCTACATCCTGAAGCCGCCGTACCTCAGGGACCTGGCTTCTGAGTTTAACCCTGTCACTCTCACACGGGGCGAGTGGCTTCAACACAAGAGATTTCATATAATG GTGATCTCAGCCCAGCAGCTCCCCAAAGTGAATCAAAAGAAATCTTCCATCGTGGATCCACTGGTGAGGATAGAGATCTACGGCGTGAACAGTGACGTGGCTCAGAAAGAAACCGCATACGTCGAAAACAATG GCTTCAATCCGACGTGGAACACCCAGTTCCAGTTTGATGTTTACGTGCCAGAACTGGCGCTGGTGCGCTTCGTAGTGGAAGATCACGATAACAACTCAGGCAATGAGTTTGTTGGACAATACGCTCTGCCCTTTACCAGCATACAGTGTG gATATCATCATGTGCCTTTACTCAACAAGAATGGGGATCTCCTACCATCAGCTAGTCTCTTTGTTCATATCATGATCGTGGATGAACCAAAATAA